One region of Carya illinoinensis cultivar Pawnee chromosome 8, C.illinoinensisPawnee_v1, whole genome shotgun sequence genomic DNA includes:
- the LOC122318617 gene encoding formin-like protein 18 isoform X1 — MALFRKFFYRKPPDGLLEISERVYVFDSCFTTDVWEEDEYKVYMGGIVGKLREHFPDASFMVFNFREGENQSQIANILSEYDMTVMDYPRHYEGCPLLTMEMIHHFLRSSESWLSLGQQNLLLMHCERGGWPVLAFMLASLLIYRKQYTGEQKTLDMIYKQAPRELLQLMSPLNPMPSQLRYLQYVSRRNVASEWPPLDRALTLDCIIMRFLPNMDGEGGCCPIFRIYGQDPFMAADRTTKVLFSTPKKSKIVRRYQQADCELVKFDIHCHVQGDVVLECISLDNDLEREEMMFRVMFNTAFIRSNILILNGDEIDILWNAKDKFSKDFRAEVLFSEMDAANSLISIDCPGIEVKEGLPVEAFAKVQEIFNNVDWLAPKVDVALNVLQQIKESDFLLETSENISVPTAEGISLPDSTSENLKSESKASKAQGKQPKIISQRGRPTSLSAPASSHGSPVKISRYHSAPSALGITALLQDHVASNSEEVVKHAVTMALPSPARSISNKAKPVQQTKEPTPSKLTPSHASFSLQSSTDATKEPTPSKLTPSHASFSLKSSISVPITSGKTSAASPSQLMPLSISSAKDSSPTQHSGTTIQSSVRPPSPPFSGAAPSYALKNSCSIPPSPPFSEVSPSSSVKNSFSTPPPPPPPSSLLGTPSSSTIKNSFSTPPPPPPPPLSETPPLFLKTSLSGSPPPPPPAAIPSSNACAVDSAPFVKNAAVTSAPPPPPPLPHSGPASDPTKISSAPSPPPPPPPSLPPNSAMKDSSSKNSAHAPPVPPPPAPFAKAGSASPQSHSRAGAGNVPPIPGPPSGGTLSSKGWGVSRSSPRNQAPPKKSNLKPYHWLKLTRAMQGSLWAEAQKADEASKAPDFDMSELESLFSAAAPNSQHGSTGGKSNRLGSGSKSEKVQLIELRRAYNCEIMLTKVKVPLPELVSSVLALDESALDVDQVENLIKFCPTKEEIDLLKGYGGDKENLGKCEQFFLELMKVPRVESKLRVFSFKIQFHSQVSDLRNNLNIVNSASEEIRNSAKLKRIMQTILSLGNALNHGTARGSAIGFRLDSLLKLTDTRARNNKMTLMHYLCKVLAEKLPELLDFPKELKSLEASTKIQLKYLAEEMQAVSKGLEKVVQELSASENDGRVSNEFCKILKDFLSYAEAEVRSLASLYSSVGRNADALALYFGEDPARCPFEQVVSTLLNFVRMFVRAHEENCKYIELEKKKAQKEEENEKVALGASKKESVNLMRTTIKSGNMN; from the exons ATGGCATTGTTCCGCAAGTTCTTTTACCGGAAGCCGCCAGATGGACTCTTGGAGATCTCTGAAAGGGTTTACG TCTTTGACAGCTGTTTCACCACGGATGTTTGGGAAGAAGATGAGTATAAAGTCTACATGGGAGGAATAGTTGGAAAACTCCGTGAACACTTCCCTGATGCTTCATTCATGGTCTTCAACTTCCGAGAAGGAGAGAACCAAAGCCAGATTGCTAACATATTGTCCGAGTATGATATGACGGTGATGGATTATCCACGACACTATGAAGGCTGCCCGTTGCTCACAATGGAGATGATCCACCACTTTTTAAGATCAAGTGAAAGCTGGTTGTCACTTGGGCAACAAAATTTGCTCTTAATGCACTGTGAACGAGGTGGATGGCCAGTTTTGGCTTTCATGTTGGCTTCTCTTTTGATTTACAGGAAGCAGTACACCGGGGAACAAAAAACTCTGGACATGATTTACAAACAAGCACCTCGGGAACTTTTGCAATTGATGTCACCACTGAATCCAATGCCTTCACAACTGAGGTACCTTCAGTACGTCTCCAGACGAAATGTCGCCTCAGAATGGCCTCCATTGGATAGGGCTCTTACATTGGACTGCATTATTATGAGATTCCTTCCTAATATGGATGGAGAAGGTGGTTGCTGTCCAATATTTAGGATATACGGACAGGATCCTTTTATGGCTGCTGATCGGACAACCAAAGTTCTGTTCTCAACTCCAAAGAAGAGCAAAATTGTTCGACGCTACCAGCAG GCAGATTGTGAACTTGTTAAATTTGACATCCATTGCCATGTCCAAGGTGATGTTGTTCTTGAGTGCATTAGCCTGGATAATGATCTGGAACGTGAAGAGATGATGTTTCGAGTTATGTTTAATACAGCATTTATACGCTCAAATATTTTGATTCTTAACGGTGACGAAATTGACATCTTATGGAATGCCAAGGATAAGTTTTCTAAGGATTTTAGAGCAGAG GTTCTTTTTTCGGAGATGGATGCTGCAAATTCTCTTATTTCAATTGATTGCCCTGGAATCGAGGTGAAAGAAGGCCTTCCAGTAGAAGCATTTGCTAAAGTACAAGAGATTTTCAATAATGTAGATTGGCTTGCTCCAAAGGTAGATGTAGCATTGAATGTGCTGCAACAAATCAAAGAATCAGATTTTCTTCTGGAAACATCGGAAAACATTTCTGTGCCTACTGCAGAAGGTATTTCGTTGCCGGATTCCACTTCAGAAAATCTAAAATCAGAATCAAAGGCATCAAAGGCTCAGGGGAAACAACCTAAGATCATATCCCAAAGAGGACGCCCCACTTCCCTATCAGCTCCGGCTTCTTCACATGGCTCACCTGTCAAAATATCAAGATACCACAGTGCGCCATCGGCCCTTGGCATTACAGCTTTGTTGCAAGATCATGTTGCGTCTAATAGTGAAGAAGTAGTCAAGCATGCAGTGACAATGGCTTTACCTTCTCCAGCTCGTTCTATTTCAAATAAAGCTAAACCTGTACAGCAAACAAAAGAACCCACTCCTTCAAAGCTAACACCTTCACATGCCTCTTTCTCATTACAGTCTTCAACTGATGCTACAAAAGAACCCACTCCTTCTAAGCTAACACCTTCACATGCCTCTTTCTCATTAAAGTCTTCAATTAGTGTTCCTATAACTTCCGGAAAAACTTCTGCAGCTTCTCCATCTCAGTTGATGCCTCTCTCAATTTCAAGTGCCAAAGATTCTTCACCTACTCAACATTCTGGGACCACAATACAGTCATCAGTACGTCCTCCCTCCCCTCCTTTTTCTGGGGCAGCTCCTTCCTATGCTCTCAAGAATTCTTGTTCAATCCCCCCTTCTCCTCCTTTTTCTGAGGTATCTCCATCTTCGTCTGTCAAGAACTCATTTTCAACTCCCCCTCCGCCACCTCCACCCTCTTCTTTGCTGGGAACACCCTCGTCTTCCACAATAAAAAACTCATTTTCAACTCCCCCACCCCCTCCTCCACCTCCTCTTTCAGAAACACCACCATTATTTCTCAAGACCTCACTTTCAGGttcccctcctcctcctccacccgCTGCTATTCCATCTTCAAATGCTTGTGCTGTTGATTCTGCGCCGTTTGTGAAGAATGCAGCAGTTACATCTGCTCCCCCACCGCCTCCACCTCTTCCACATTCTGGGCCTGCCTCAGATCCTACTAAAATATCTTCGGCACCATCCCCACCACCACCGCCACCTCCTTCCCTTCCTCCTAATTCTGCCATGAAGGATTCTTCCTCAAAGAATTCTGCCCATGCTCCGCCTGTACCTCCCCCTCCAGCTCCCTTTGCCAAAGCTGGCAGTGCCTCTCCACAGTCTCACTCTAGAGCTGGTGCTGGAAATGTGCCTCCAATTCCTGGACCACCTTCGGGTGGTACATTAAGTTCAAAGGGATGGGGCGTATCACGTTCGAGTCCCAGAAATCAGGCTCCTCCTAAAAAGTCCAATCTTAAGCCATATCATTGGTTAAAGTTGACAAGAGCGATGCAAGGAAGTTTATGGGCTGAAGCGCAGAAAGCTGATGAAGCTTCCAA GGCTCCAGATTTCGACATGTCAGAACTTGAGAGTCTTTTCTCTGCAGCTGCGCCAAATTCACAACATGGAAGCACTGGTGGAAAATCGAATCGCCTCGGCTCTGGATCAAAGTCTGAAAAAGTTCAGCTG ATTGAGCTAAGGCGGGCATATAATTGTGAAATTATGCTTACTAAAGTTAAAGTCCCTTTGCCTGAATTGGTG AGTTCAGTCCTTGCGTTGGATGAATCAGCACTAGATGTTGATCAGGTGGAGAATCTCATAAAGTTCTGTCCAACGAAAGAAGAGATAGATTTGCTAAAG GGTTATGGTGGAGATAAGGAAAACTTGGGGAAATGTGAACAG TTTTTCTTAGAATTGATGAAAGTGCCGCGGGTGGAGTCAAAGCTGAGAGTTTTCTCCTTTAAGATACAATTTCATTCTCAG GTTTCCGACCTtagaaataatttgaatattgTCAATTCTGCATCTGAAGAG ATCAGAAATTCGGCCAAGTTGAAAAGAATCATGCAAACCATTCTTTCCCTGGGTAATGCTTTGAACCATGGAACTGCAAGAG GTTCTGCAATTGGATTTCGATTGGATAGTCTCCTTAAACTCACTGATACACGAGCCCGGAATAACAAGATGACTCTCATGCATTATCTTTGTAAG GTGCTTGCTGAAAAGTTGCCAGAACTTCTTGATTTTCCAAAAGAGCTTAAGAGTTTGGAGGCTTCAACAAAG atacaattaaaatatttggCGGAGGAAATGCAGGCCGTTAGTAAGGGGCTGGAGAAAGTTGTACAGGAATTGTCTGCCTCAGAAAATGACGGTCGTGTTTCAAATGAATTTTGCAAG ATTTTAAAGGATTTTCTTAGCTATGCTGAAGCTGAAGTGAGGTCTTTGGCTTCACTTTATTCTAGTGTG GGTAGAAATGCGGATGCACTGGCTCTATATTTTGGGGAAGATCCAGCCCGTTGTCCATTTGAGCAAG TCGTATCTACTCTGCTCAACTTTGTGAGGATGTTTGTACGAGCACACGAAGAAAACTGCAAATACATTGAGCTCGAAAAGAAGAAAGCACagaaggaggaagaaaatgagaaggTAGCGTTGGGTGCTTCCAAAAAGGAGTCCGTAAACCTGATGCGGACTACCATCAAGAGTGGTAACATGAATTGA
- the LOC122318617 gene encoding formin-like protein 13 isoform X2 — translation MALFRKFFYRKPPDGLLEISERVYVFDSCFTTDVWEEDEYKVYMGGIVGKLREHFPDASFMVFNFREGENQSQIANILSEYDMTVMDYPRHYEGCPLLTMEMIHHFLRSSESWLSLGQQNLLLMHCERGGWPVLAFMLASLLIYRKQYTGEQKTLDMIYKQAPRELLQLMSPLNPMPSQLRYLQYVSRRNVASEWPPLDRALTLDCIIMRFLPNMDGEGGCCPIFRIYGQDPFMAADRTTKVLFSTPKKSKIVRRYQQADCELVKFDIHCHVQGDVVLECISLDNDLEREEMMFRVMFNTAFIRSNILILNGDEIDILWNAKDKFSKDFRAEVLFSEMDAANSLISIDCPGIEVKEGLPVEAFAKVQEIFNNVDWLAPKVDVALNVLQQIKESDFLLETSENISVPTAEGISLPDSTSENLKSESKASKAQGKQPKIISQRGRPTSLSAPASSHGSPVKISRYHSAPSALGITALLQDHVASNSEEVVKHAVTMALPSPARSISNKAKPVQQTKEPTPSKLTPSHASFSLQSSTDATKEPTPSKLTPSHASFSLKSSISVPITSGKTSAASPSQLMPLSISSAKDSSPTQHSGTTIQSSVRPPSPPFSGAAPSYALKNSCSIPPSPPFSEVSPSSSVKNSFSTPPPPPPPSSLLGTPSSSTIKNSFSTPPPPPPPPLSETPPLFLKTSLSGSPPPPPPAAIPSSNACAVDSAPFVKNAAVTSAPPPPPPLPHSGPASDPTKISSAPSPPPPPPPSLPPNSAMKDSSSKNSAHAPPVPPPPAPFAKAGSASPQSHSRAGAGNVPPIPGPPSGGTLSSKGWGVSRSSPRNQAPPKKSNLKPYHWLKLTRAMQGSLWAEAQKADEASKAPDFDMSELESLFSAAAPNSQHGSTGGKSNRLGSGSKSEKVQLIELRRAYNCEIMLTKVKVPLPELVSSVLALDESALDVDQVENLIKFCPTKEEIDLLKGYGGDKENLGKCEQFFLELMKVPRVESKLRVFSFKIQFHSQVSDLRNNLNIVNSASEEIRNSAKLKRIMQTILSLGNALNHGTARGSAIGFRLDSLLKLTDTRARNNKMTLMHYLCKL, via the exons ATGGCATTGTTCCGCAAGTTCTTTTACCGGAAGCCGCCAGATGGACTCTTGGAGATCTCTGAAAGGGTTTACG TCTTTGACAGCTGTTTCACCACGGATGTTTGGGAAGAAGATGAGTATAAAGTCTACATGGGAGGAATAGTTGGAAAACTCCGTGAACACTTCCCTGATGCTTCATTCATGGTCTTCAACTTCCGAGAAGGAGAGAACCAAAGCCAGATTGCTAACATATTGTCCGAGTATGATATGACGGTGATGGATTATCCACGACACTATGAAGGCTGCCCGTTGCTCACAATGGAGATGATCCACCACTTTTTAAGATCAAGTGAAAGCTGGTTGTCACTTGGGCAACAAAATTTGCTCTTAATGCACTGTGAACGAGGTGGATGGCCAGTTTTGGCTTTCATGTTGGCTTCTCTTTTGATTTACAGGAAGCAGTACACCGGGGAACAAAAAACTCTGGACATGATTTACAAACAAGCACCTCGGGAACTTTTGCAATTGATGTCACCACTGAATCCAATGCCTTCACAACTGAGGTACCTTCAGTACGTCTCCAGACGAAATGTCGCCTCAGAATGGCCTCCATTGGATAGGGCTCTTACATTGGACTGCATTATTATGAGATTCCTTCCTAATATGGATGGAGAAGGTGGTTGCTGTCCAATATTTAGGATATACGGACAGGATCCTTTTATGGCTGCTGATCGGACAACCAAAGTTCTGTTCTCAACTCCAAAGAAGAGCAAAATTGTTCGACGCTACCAGCAG GCAGATTGTGAACTTGTTAAATTTGACATCCATTGCCATGTCCAAGGTGATGTTGTTCTTGAGTGCATTAGCCTGGATAATGATCTGGAACGTGAAGAGATGATGTTTCGAGTTATGTTTAATACAGCATTTATACGCTCAAATATTTTGATTCTTAACGGTGACGAAATTGACATCTTATGGAATGCCAAGGATAAGTTTTCTAAGGATTTTAGAGCAGAG GTTCTTTTTTCGGAGATGGATGCTGCAAATTCTCTTATTTCAATTGATTGCCCTGGAATCGAGGTGAAAGAAGGCCTTCCAGTAGAAGCATTTGCTAAAGTACAAGAGATTTTCAATAATGTAGATTGGCTTGCTCCAAAGGTAGATGTAGCATTGAATGTGCTGCAACAAATCAAAGAATCAGATTTTCTTCTGGAAACATCGGAAAACATTTCTGTGCCTACTGCAGAAGGTATTTCGTTGCCGGATTCCACTTCAGAAAATCTAAAATCAGAATCAAAGGCATCAAAGGCTCAGGGGAAACAACCTAAGATCATATCCCAAAGAGGACGCCCCACTTCCCTATCAGCTCCGGCTTCTTCACATGGCTCACCTGTCAAAATATCAAGATACCACAGTGCGCCATCGGCCCTTGGCATTACAGCTTTGTTGCAAGATCATGTTGCGTCTAATAGTGAAGAAGTAGTCAAGCATGCAGTGACAATGGCTTTACCTTCTCCAGCTCGTTCTATTTCAAATAAAGCTAAACCTGTACAGCAAACAAAAGAACCCACTCCTTCAAAGCTAACACCTTCACATGCCTCTTTCTCATTACAGTCTTCAACTGATGCTACAAAAGAACCCACTCCTTCTAAGCTAACACCTTCACATGCCTCTTTCTCATTAAAGTCTTCAATTAGTGTTCCTATAACTTCCGGAAAAACTTCTGCAGCTTCTCCATCTCAGTTGATGCCTCTCTCAATTTCAAGTGCCAAAGATTCTTCACCTACTCAACATTCTGGGACCACAATACAGTCATCAGTACGTCCTCCCTCCCCTCCTTTTTCTGGGGCAGCTCCTTCCTATGCTCTCAAGAATTCTTGTTCAATCCCCCCTTCTCCTCCTTTTTCTGAGGTATCTCCATCTTCGTCTGTCAAGAACTCATTTTCAACTCCCCCTCCGCCACCTCCACCCTCTTCTTTGCTGGGAACACCCTCGTCTTCCACAATAAAAAACTCATTTTCAACTCCCCCACCCCCTCCTCCACCTCCTCTTTCAGAAACACCACCATTATTTCTCAAGACCTCACTTTCAGGttcccctcctcctcctccacccgCTGCTATTCCATCTTCAAATGCTTGTGCTGTTGATTCTGCGCCGTTTGTGAAGAATGCAGCAGTTACATCTGCTCCCCCACCGCCTCCACCTCTTCCACATTCTGGGCCTGCCTCAGATCCTACTAAAATATCTTCGGCACCATCCCCACCACCACCGCCACCTCCTTCCCTTCCTCCTAATTCTGCCATGAAGGATTCTTCCTCAAAGAATTCTGCCCATGCTCCGCCTGTACCTCCCCCTCCAGCTCCCTTTGCCAAAGCTGGCAGTGCCTCTCCACAGTCTCACTCTAGAGCTGGTGCTGGAAATGTGCCTCCAATTCCTGGACCACCTTCGGGTGGTACATTAAGTTCAAAGGGATGGGGCGTATCACGTTCGAGTCCCAGAAATCAGGCTCCTCCTAAAAAGTCCAATCTTAAGCCATATCATTGGTTAAAGTTGACAAGAGCGATGCAAGGAAGTTTATGGGCTGAAGCGCAGAAAGCTGATGAAGCTTCCAA GGCTCCAGATTTCGACATGTCAGAACTTGAGAGTCTTTTCTCTGCAGCTGCGCCAAATTCACAACATGGAAGCACTGGTGGAAAATCGAATCGCCTCGGCTCTGGATCAAAGTCTGAAAAAGTTCAGCTG ATTGAGCTAAGGCGGGCATATAATTGTGAAATTATGCTTACTAAAGTTAAAGTCCCTTTGCCTGAATTGGTG AGTTCAGTCCTTGCGTTGGATGAATCAGCACTAGATGTTGATCAGGTGGAGAATCTCATAAAGTTCTGTCCAACGAAAGAAGAGATAGATTTGCTAAAG GGTTATGGTGGAGATAAGGAAAACTTGGGGAAATGTGAACAG TTTTTCTTAGAATTGATGAAAGTGCCGCGGGTGGAGTCAAAGCTGAGAGTTTTCTCCTTTAAGATACAATTTCATTCTCAG GTTTCCGACCTtagaaataatttgaatattgTCAATTCTGCATCTGAAGAG ATCAGAAATTCGGCCAAGTTGAAAAGAATCATGCAAACCATTCTTTCCCTGGGTAATGCTTTGAACCATGGAACTGCAAGAG GTTCTGCAATTGGATTTCGATTGGATAGTCTCCTTAAACTCACTGATACACGAGCCCGGAATAACAAGATGACTCTCATGCATTATCTTTGTAAG CTGTAG
- the LOC122318618 gene encoding WRKY transcription factor WRKY71-like codes for MNMEAHTSCNEKVKTLRAGLESLRKENETLRFKLEAMNRKCNILQVQLQEKKAQKLGVIDLTESRSNSEITSCKRARIELQVPTSNKTSRILVRTDSTDNSQVVKDGYQWRKYGQKVTKDNPSPRAYFRCSMAPAGCPVKKKVQRCVEDQSFLVATYDGEHNHDANYHVPALRDSLSSSDDEVLPKAGSVANIIYPPYPVENHSFEPSIALDLSLSGPNEKSRRNDHIVENKLHNNNCNVNIEEYVASFTKDPSFTAALAAAVARSMTHPQPKPSKI; via the exons ATGAACATGGAAGCTCACACCTCTTGTAATGAAAAG GTGAAAACCCTCCGAGCAGGCTTGGAGAGTTTGCGAAAAGAGAACGAGACTCTAAGATTCAAGCTCGAAGCTATGAACAGAAAATGCAACATTCTTCAAGTCCAGCTTCAAGAAAAAAAGGCACAAAAATTGGGCGTAATCGATTTAACTGAAAGCCGCTCGAACAGTGAAATTACAAGCTGCAAGAGAGCACGGATCGAGCTGCAGGTTCCGACATCTAATAAGACATCACGAATTTTAGTGAGAACAGACTCTACGGACAATAGCCAA GTAGTGAAAGATGGCTATCAATGGAGGAAATATGGGCAGAAGGTTACTAAAGACAACCCATCACCTAGAGCTTATTTCAGGTGTTCCATGGCTCCGGCGGGATGCCCCGTCAAAAAGaag GTACAAAGATGCGTAGAAGATCAGTCTTTTCTTGTGGCAACCTATGATGGAGAGCACAACCATGATGCTAATTATCATGTTCCAGCTCTTAGGGACTCTTTATCTTCATCAGATGATGAAGTACTACCCAAAGCCGGCTCAGTGGCTAATATTATTTATCCTCCGTACCCGGTTGAGAATCACTCATTTGAACCATCTATCGCCCTAGATCTTAGTCTTTCTGGGCCAAATGAAAAAAGTCGAAGAAATGATCATATTGTGGAAAATAAACTCCATAACAACAACTGCAACGTCAACATTGAAGAATATGTGGCCTCTTTCACTAAGGATCCCAGCTTCACCGCAGCTTTAGCTGCAGCAGTTGCACGCTCCATGACCCACCCGCAGCCTAAACCATCGAAGATTTGA